From a region of the Panicum virgatum strain AP13 chromosome 2K, P.virgatum_v5, whole genome shotgun sequence genome:
- the LOC120660094 gene encoding protein FAR1-RELATED SEQUENCE 5-like, whose protein sequence is MAEFEKGTPRVGLRFRNPDEAWKFWVAYGGCTGFDVRKRYANVSSYDGKVTSARFVCSNEGHRRKGQTNNVTKYFRAETRTDCKARMSLMLNRGSDDYEVSDVVLEHNHLLHLPETRHLMATQRKISEIQAFEIEAADDSGIRPKDAHEMAARQVGGLFNLSYTCRDRKNYLRTKRQRELAFGQAESMLKYFHDKIAENPSFQYALQLDVEEHITNIFWVDAKMILDYAYFGDVVTFDTTFGTNKEYRPFGVFLGLNQFRETTIFGAVILFDETEDSFLWLFETFLAAHNGKQPRTIYTDQDAAMGKAIPKVFTESYHGLCTFHIMQNAVKHLSPVKGEEKEEGAQQDEVEPKKEDEESHILNDFSACMYGYEDKTLFQEAFDIMKSKVHKQTWLDSIYKVKEKWAECYMRDVFSLGVRSTQLSESFNKALKNFLKSGFDIVRFLKHFERAVQEKRAKELQSKFEARKNIPRRQMCTPMLVQASEVYTPVIFEAFQGEYERSMAACSRLLDENKYAIVIGSFHGAIRFEQERIVIGDLLNQTATCSCQIFNRTGILCAHGLKVLDLMNIKILPAHYILKRWTREACNGRIQDKQGRNVIANPKLEAQLRTRNLVHKFVNLAYKAPDYPDCCLLLEDGLDCLSTQLEDKLNLSANTLNKSCNEQENVEPNAQQKDEFLAAQLKKKEAKSKNSRRKKSWLDKLPKGNRSMPTKAAEPKKKEPKKRKQDDGVQPPNEVKNNDSNKGAIIQVEEYNVIGNFTQLVTAPICDDDILHVGDLF, encoded by the exons ATGGCGGAATTTGAGAAGGGGACACCTCGAGTTGGTTTAAGATTCAGAAATCCAGATGAGGCTTGGAAGTTTTGGGTTGCATATGGGGGTTGCACAGGCTTTGATGTGAGGAAAAGATATGCAAATGTAAGCAGCTATGATGGCAAGGTGACTTCAGCCAGATTTGTTTGTTCTAATGAGGGTCATCGAAGAAAAGGACAAACAAATAATGTGACCAAATATTTTAGAGCTGAAACAAGAACTGATTGTAAAGCTCGGATGTCTCTTATGTTGAACCGAGGTTCAGATGATTATGAAGTCAGTGATGTTGTGCTTGAACACAATCACTTACTTCACTTACCAGAAACTCGCCATTTGATGGCAACACAAAGAAAAATTTCAGAAATACAAGCTTTTGAAATCGAGGCTGCTGATGATTCTGGAATTAGACCAAAAGATGCTCATGAGATGGCTGCTCGTCAAGTTGGTGGACTATTTAACCTTAGCTACACTTGTCGTGATCGCAAAAATTATTTGCGTACCAAAAGACAAAGGGAGTTGGCTTTTGGACAAGCTGAAAGTATGTTAAAGTATTTTCATGACAAAATAGCTGAAAACCCATCATTTCAGTATGCTTTGCAACTCGATGTGGAGGAACATATAACCAATATTTTTTGGGTTGATGCTAAAATGATCCTCGACTATGCATATTTTGGTGATGTGGTCACATTTGATACTACTTTTGGCACAAACAAAGAATATAGGccttttggtgtatttcttggCCTCAATCAGTTTAGAGAGACCACTATTTTTGGTGCTGTCATCTTGTTTGATGAAACAGAGGACTCATTTCTATGGCTCTTTGAGACTTTTCTAGCTGCACATAATGGGAAGCAACCTAGAACTATTTATACAGATCAAGATGCTGCGATGGGAAAAGCTATACCTAAAGTTTTCACAGAATCATATCATGGTTTGTGCACCTTTCACATAATGCAGAATGCTGTCAAGCATTTATCTCCAGTGAAGGGGGAAGAGAAAGAAGAAGGTGCACAACAAGATGAAGTTGAACCTaaaaaggaagatgaagaatctCATATTCTCAATGATTTTAGTGCTTGCATGTATGGCTATGAGGACAAGACACTATTTCAAGAAGCATTTGACATTATGAAATCTAAAGTGCATAAGCAAACTTGGTTAGATAGTATCTACAAGGTTAAAGAAAAATGGGCTGAATGTTATATGAGAGATGTCTTCAGTTTAGGAGTGAGAAGTACACAACTAAGTGAGAGCTTCAACAAAGCATTGAAGAACTTTTTAAAATCAGGTTTTGATATTGTTCGATTTCTGAAGCATTTTGAGAGAGCAGTGCAAGAAAAAAGAGCAAAGGAATTGCAATCTAAATTTGAGGCAAGGAAGAACATCCCAAGAAGACAAATGTGTACACCTATGTTGGTGCAAGCAAGTGAAGTTTACACTCCTGTTATTTTTGAAGCTTTCCAAGGTGAATATGAAAGGTCTATGGCTGCATGCAGTAGATTACTGGATGAAAATAAATATGCTATTGTTATTGGGAGTTTCCATGGTGCTATACGTTTTGAGCAGGAGCGCATAGTGATAGGTGATCTTTTGAACCAAACAGCAACCTGTAGTTGTCAAATATTCAATAGGACAGGAATATTATGTGCGCATGGTTTGAAAGTTCTTGATTTGATGAATATAAAGATATTGCCGGCACATTATATCTTAAAGAGATGGACTAGAGAAGCTTGCAATGGACGTATACAAGATAAGCAAGGAAGGAATGTGATAGCAAATCCAAAGTTAGAGGCTCAACTTCGGACCCGAAACCTGGTTCATAAATTTGTCAATTTGGCATATAAAGCACCTGATTATCCAGATTGTTGTTTGTTGCTAGAAGATGGACTTGATTGCTTGAGTACGCAACTGGAGGATAAACTCAATTTGTCTGCTAATACCTTGAATAAATCTtgcaatgaacaagaaaatgttGAGCCAAATGCACAGCAAAAAGATGAGTTTCTTGCTGCACAACTGAAGAAAAAGGAGGCGAAGTCAAAAAATTCAAGAAGGAAGAAAAGTTGGCTTGATAAATTACCCAAAGGTAACCGTAGTATGCCAACTAAAGCTGCTgaaccaaaaaagaaagaaccaaAG AAACGAAAGCAAGATGATGGTGTACAGCCCCCAAATGAAGTGAAGAATAATGACAGCAACAAAGGAGCAATTATACAAGTTGAAGAGTACAATGTTATTGGCAATTTTACCCAACTTGTAACGGCTCCAATTTGTGATGATGATATTCTTCATGTTGGGGATCTGTTCTAG
- the LOC120660104 gene encoding probable WRKY transcription factor 48, protein MAGTGEAGVAGGGEWPFSADAYADSSAIFAELGCWAAGLDGGELLLPALDPPEDKYTLLPPPLSEPAGSVSVDGGASSSSTDDGAAQEDAADGKPAAATEAASKPAPGKTRATTAGGNNNSKSGQKNKKRARQARFAFMTKSDVDHLEDGYRWRKYGQKAVKNSPFPRSYYRCTNSKCTVKKRVERSSADPSVVITTYEGQHCHHTVTFPRAAHLHAAAALAGHMAFSAAHHHLYTASNDDHLPPLLLQQQHPTTAAAQQQQSALLITTSSGGDSLTCMPAMSPSSSLLLRPLHCDQELLAATYPLSSSAMTTMPAVASSLVVSTTQSPSPTTAVSSSPAALDSGLLDDMVPPAMRHG, encoded by the exons ATGGCCGGGACCGGTGAAGCGGGCGTCGCCGGGGGCGGCGAGTGGCCCTTCTCGGCCGACGCGTACGCCGACTCCTCGGCGATCTTCGCGGAGCTCGGGTGCTGGGCGGCGGGGCTCGACGGCGgggagctgctgctgccggcgctGGATCCGCCGGAAGACAAGTACaccctcctgccgccgccgttgtcggAGCCGGCCGGGTCGGtgtcggtggacggcggcgcaTCGTCCAGCTCCAccgacgacggcgccgcgcAGGAGGACGCCGCCGACGGGAAGCCGGCAGCCGCGACGGAGGCAGC GAGCAAGCCGGCGCCGGGGAAGAcgagggcgacgacggcgggggGCAATAATAATAGCAAATCGGGGCAGAAGAATAAGAAGCGTGCGCGGCAGGCGCGGTTCGCCTTCATGACCAAGAGCGACGTCGACCACCTCGAGGATGGATACCGCTGGCGCAAGTACGGCCAGAAGGCAGTCAAGAACAGCCCATTCCCAAG GAGCTACTACCGGTGCACCAACAGCAAGTGCACGGTGAAGAAGCGTGTGGAGCGCTCCTCCGCCGACCCCTCCGTCGTCATCACCACCTACGAGGGCCAGCACTGCCACCACACCGTCACCTTCCCGCGCGCCGcccacctccacgccgccgcagccctcgCCGGGCACATGGCATTCTCCGCCGCGCACCACCACCTCTACACCGCCAGCAACGACGACCacctgccgccgctgctgctgcagcagcagcaccccaccaccgccgcagctcagcagcagcagagcgcTCTGCTTATTACTACTAGCAGTGGTGGTGACTCGCTCACCTGCATGCCGGCgatgtcgccgtcgtcgtcgctgctgctgcggccgctGCATTGCGACCAGGAGCTGCTGGCGGCAACCTACCCGCTGTCGTCGTCTGCGATGACGACGATGCCAGCAGTGGCTTCTTCCCTGGTCGTATCAACAACGCAGTCGCCTTCACCGACGACGGCTGTGTCTTCATCGCCGGCGGCGCTCGACAGTGGGCTTCTTGACGACATGGTGCCACCGGCAATGAGGCACGGATGA